The Sedimentisphaera salicampi genome includes a region encoding these proteins:
- the metK gene encoding methionine adenosyltransferase, with protein MSKILDEHVFTSESVSPGHPDKVCDQISDAVLDSCLAKDPKSRVACETLVGHNLVVNAGEITCSGIDSINTEKIARDVVKEIGYDRKELKFWHDSFEYISRIHGQSPDISQGVTEGEGLFDEQGAGDQGMMFGYACNETPELIPTPIALSHRLLMELDKIRKSGKIDYLRPDSKSQVSVKYVGGKPQYITTVLISHQTNDVPLDKIREDLVKIAKDVLEPTGLLRDDTEYYINPTGKFVLGGPYADAGLTGRKIIVDTYGGVGSHGGGAFSGKDPSKVDRSAAYYSRYAAKNIVAAGLAEKCEIQVSYAIGMARPLSINVETYETGKVDNVKIQKILESGQIFDFRPAAILEDLNLLKPSGWSYIDSAKYGHFGRDMFPWEKTDKVEQLKKAL; from the coding sequence ATGAGTAAGATTCTTGACGAACACGTGTTTACTTCAGAATCGGTTAGTCCTGGACATCCGGACAAAGTTTGCGATCAGATTTCTGATGCAGTACTGGATTCCTGTCTGGCGAAAGACCCAAAAAGTCGTGTGGCTTGCGAAACCCTTGTAGGGCACAATCTTGTTGTTAATGCTGGTGAAATCACATGCAGCGGCATTGATTCAATCAATACCGAAAAAATAGCCAGAGATGTTGTTAAAGAAATCGGCTACGACAGGAAAGAACTCAAATTCTGGCACGATTCGTTTGAGTACATCTCACGCATACACGGACAGAGCCCTGATATCTCTCAGGGGGTTACCGAAGGCGAAGGCCTCTTCGATGAGCAGGGTGCTGGCGATCAGGGTATGATGTTTGGCTATGCCTGCAATGAAACACCTGAGCTTATACCAACCCCAATTGCTTTGAGCCATCGTTTGCTGATGGAGCTTGATAAGATACGCAAGTCTGGGAAGATCGACTATCTCAGGCCTGATTCAAAGTCTCAGGTTTCAGTGAAGTATGTTGGAGGTAAGCCTCAGTATATTACAACTGTGCTTATCAGCCACCAGACTAATGATGTGCCGCTGGATAAGATTCGTGAAGATCTTGTAAAAATTGCCAAGGATGTCCTTGAGCCTACAGGTCTTCTGCGGGATGATACTGAATACTACATAAACCCGACTGGAAAATTCGTTCTCGGCGGGCCTTACGCAGATGCCGGTCTTACAGGGCGTAAGATTATCGTGGATACATACGGTGGTGTAGGAAGCCATGGCGGAGGTGCTTTCTCTGGTAAAGACCCGTCAAAGGTTGACCGTTCAGCTGCTTACTATTCTCGCTATGCTGCGAAGAATATTGTTGCAGCAGGGCTTGCTGAGAAGTGTGAGATTCAGGTATCTTATGCTATCGGTATGGCTAGGCCTTTGAGCATTAACGTGGAGACATACGAAACCGGCAAGGTTGATAACGTTAAGATTCAGAAGATTCTTGAGTCCGGCCAGATCTTTGATTTCCGTCCGGCAGCAATACTTGAAGATCTAAATCTTCTCAAACCGTCCGGATGGAGCTATATAGATTCTGCAAAATACGGACACTTCGGCCGTGATATGTTCCCATGGGAAAAGACTGATAAAGTAGAACAGCTTAAAAAGGCGCTTTAA
- a CDS encoding adenosine kinase — MARLEEKKIIGVGSPVMDLLAQVDDEFVSTHAGSKGGMELVEDMQIQTIVQNLKSEPAIAAGGSAANTIFALAKLEVAAAFLGKVGRDETAKEYLDQFEKLKGDLSKFKYCDESATAKCLSLVTDDGERTMRTCLGAAANMAEGDIDVEDFRGFDHAHFEGYLLFNKEMAVAALKAAKKAGCSVSLDLGSFEVVKAAGDGLRDLLREYVDIVFANEDEAEAFTGDSNLETALSDLSELCDVAVVKLGAKGAMLRDETGKAVVEAGKAETVIDTTGAGDYWAAGFLYGYLNGLPIKECGELGSLIGAEVVQHLGADLPSERWQNVLEQFKSRVLVE; from the coding sequence ATGGCTCGTTTAGAAGAGAAAAAAATTATTGGTGTCGGCTCGCCTGTAATGGATCTGCTTGCCCAGGTGGATGATGAGTTTGTCTCAACACACGCAGGGTCTAAGGGCGGAATGGAGCTCGTTGAGGATATGCAGATTCAAACAATCGTGCAAAACCTCAAATCAGAGCCTGCCATTGCTGCCGGCGGGTCTGCGGCTAATACAATTTTTGCTCTTGCAAAGCTTGAAGTTGCAGCTGCTTTCCTCGGAAAGGTTGGCAGAGATGAGACCGCCAAGGAATATCTCGACCAGTTCGAGAAGCTCAAGGGCGATCTTTCGAAGTTTAAATACTGTGATGAATCCGCTACAGCCAAATGCCTCAGCCTTGTTACTGATGACGGCGAAAGAACAATGCGGACATGTCTTGGAGCAGCGGCTAATATGGCCGAGGGTGATATAGACGTGGAAGATTTCAGAGGCTTCGATCATGCCCACTTTGAGGGCTATCTCCTCTTCAACAAGGAGATGGCAGTTGCGGCATTAAAGGCTGCTAAAAAAGCAGGCTGCTCGGTGAGTTTGGATCTTGGTTCTTTCGAGGTGGTAAAGGCTGCCGGCGATGGGCTCCGCGATTTATTGCGGGAATATGTGGATATTGTCTTTGCAAATGAAGATGAGGCAGAGGCTTTCACCGGAGATTCCAATCTCGAAACTGCTCTTAGCGACCTCTCTGAGCTTTGCGATGTTGCAGTCGTTAAGCTTGGGGCAAAAGGTGCAATGCTTCGTGATGAAACGGGCAAGGCTGTAGTAGAAGCCGGCAAGGCAGAAACAGTGATTGATACTACAGGAGCCGGAGATTACTGGGCAGCCGGATTCCTATACGGATATCTAAACGGTTTGCCCATTAAAGAATGCGGAGAGCTCGGTTCTCTGATAGGTGCAGAAGTAGTTCAGCATCTTGGAGCAGATCTGCCTTCTGAGCGTTGGCAGAATGTGCTTGAGCAGTTCAAGAGCCGTGTTTTAGTAGAATAA
- the ahcY gene encoding adenosylhomocysteinase yields MTQTKSINKKISDYAIADIELAEFGRREIEIAEKEMPGLIAMREKYGPDQPLKGAKVMGSLHMTIQTAVLIETLIALGADVRWASCNIFSTQDHAAAAIVDSGVPVFAYKGETLEEYWQYTKRALTWPDGSGPDIIVDDGGDATLMIHRGYFGEDNPSMLDEPTDNKEVKIQNELLKEIQKEDNKFWHKLAKNCRGVAEETTTGVHRLYQMRDKGELLFPAINVNDSVTKSKFDNIYGCRESCVDAIKRATDVMVAGKTAMVCGFGDVGKGSAQALSAHRAKVLISEIDPICALQACMAGYTVRTVEEALPEADIYVTASGNCDVITAEHMSKMKDQAIVCNIGHFDNEIQVDQLNNWPGVTKTEIKPGTHQYTFEDGRSIYLLAEGRLVNLGCATGHPSFVMSNSFSNQTLAAIDNWQKDKKVDVYHLDKELDEEVARLHLGKLDAHLTKMTKHQSDYLGVPVEGPYKPEHYRY; encoded by the coding sequence ATGACTCAAACAAAGTCTATTAACAAAAAAATCAGTGATTACGCAATTGCGGATATCGAGCTTGCAGAGTTCGGACGCAGAGAAATTGAAATTGCAGAAAAAGAGATGCCAGGGCTGATTGCCATGCGTGAGAAGTATGGCCCAGATCAGCCTCTCAAGGGAGCAAAGGTTATGGGAAGTCTGCATATGACTATCCAGACCGCTGTTCTAATCGAAACACTTATTGCTCTGGGTGCGGATGTTCGCTGGGCATCGTGCAATATTTTCTCTACCCAGGACCACGCTGCCGCAGCTATCGTTGACAGCGGCGTTCCGGTATTTGCCTACAAAGGCGAGACTCTCGAAGAGTACTGGCAGTACACTAAGAGAGCTCTTACATGGCCGGACGGCAGCGGCCCGGATATCATCGTTGATGACGGCGGCGACGCTACACTTATGATTCACCGCGGCTACTTTGGCGAAGATAATCCTTCAATGCTTGATGAGCCTACAGACAACAAAGAAGTGAAGATTCAGAACGAGCTTCTCAAGGAAATCCAGAAGGAAGATAATAAGTTCTGGCATAAGCTGGCAAAGAACTGCCGCGGCGTTGCAGAAGAAACAACAACAGGCGTTCACCGTCTCTATCAGATGAGAGACAAAGGCGAGCTTCTGTTCCCAGCAATTAACGTAAATGATTCTGTAACAAAGTCTAAGTTTGACAATATCTATGGTTGCCGTGAATCCTGCGTTGATGCTATCAAGCGTGCTACGGATGTTATGGTTGCCGGTAAAACCGCTATGGTATGCGGTTTCGGAGATGTGGGCAAAGGTTCTGCTCAGGCGCTTTCAGCTCACAGGGCGAAAGTTCTTATCAGCGAGATAGATCCAATCTGTGCTCTTCAGGCCTGTATGGCCGGCTACACTGTGCGTACCGTGGAAGAAGCTCTGCCAGAGGCAGATATCTACGTTACAGCCTCAGGCAACTGTGATGTTATCACAGCGGAGCATATGAGCAAGATGAAGGATCAGGCTATCGTTTGCAACATCGGCCACTTTGACAATGAGATTCAGGTTGACCAGCTCAACAACTGGCCGGGCGTAACGAAAACAGAAATTAAGCCCGGTACTCATCAGTACACATTCGAAGACGGCCGCTCAATCTACCTTCTCGCTGAAGGCAGGCTCGTTAATCTCGGCTGCGCAACAGGCCACCCGAGCTTTGTTATGTCTAACAGCTTCTCGAACCAGACCCTCGCTGCTATAGACAACTGGCAGAAGGATAAGAAGGTTGATGTTTATCACCTCGACAAAGAGCTTGATGAAGAGGTTGCAAGGCTGCACCTCGGTAAGCTTGATGCACACCTTACCAAGATGACAAAGCATCAGTCTGATTATCTCGGTGTACCGGTCGAAGGACCTTACAAGCCGGAACACTATCGTTACTAA
- a CDS encoding class I SAM-dependent methyltransferase yields MAFKKEQSFGTKPTEVRDSDHFTSEYADSLAEKWDDIIDWDSRVKGEGSFFIDKLREYGAKYVLDVAAGTGFHSVRLIESGFSVTSADGAPSMLAKAFENAKARGHVLRTVCADWRWLNRDVHGEYDAVICLGNSFTHLFNEHDRRKALAEYYAALKHDGVLIIDQRNYDSILDDGYSSKHKFYYCGDKVSVQPVHVDEGLTRFEYKFPGKDSFHLNMFPIRKDYMRNLLGEVGFQTVTTYGDFQTSFEESEPDFYVHVAEKKYNPELKEK; encoded by the coding sequence ATGGCATTTAAAAAAGAACAATCATTTGGAACAAAACCAACAGAAGTAAGAGACAGCGATCATTTCACCAGCGAATATGCTGATTCACTGGCTGAAAAATGGGACGATATCATAGACTGGGACAGCAGAGTAAAAGGTGAGGGCAGTTTCTTCATCGATAAGCTGCGTGAATACGGGGCAAAATACGTTCTCGATGTGGCTGCAGGTACTGGCTTTCACAGTGTAAGGCTCATTGAATCGGGCTTCAGCGTTACAAGTGCAGACGGCGCACCATCTATGCTCGCTAAGGCATTTGAAAATGCAAAGGCAAGAGGTCATGTCCTGCGTACAGTTTGCGCAGACTGGAGATGGCTCAATAGAGATGTGCATGGTGAATACGATGCAGTAATCTGCCTCGGCAATTCATTTACTCATCTTTTCAATGAGCACGACCGCCGCAAGGCTCTCGCTGAATATTATGCTGCCCTAAAGCACGACGGCGTTCTTATCATCGACCAGAGAAACTACGACTCTATCCTCGATGACGGCTATTCCAGCAAGCATAAATTCTACTACTGCGGCGATAAGGTGAGCGTTCAGCCGGTGCACGTTGATGAAGGGCTTACACGTTTTGAATATAAATTCCCCGGCAAAGACAGCTTCCATCTCAATATGTTCCCTATAAGGAAAGATTATATGAGAAATCTGCTCGGCGAAGTTGGTTTCCAAACAGTTACTACATACGGCGATTTCCAGACGAGTTTCGAAGAGTCTGAGCCGGATTTCTATGTTCACGTTGCTGAGAAGAAATATAATCCAGAGTTAAAGGAGAAGTAA
- a CDS encoding SAM-dependent methyltransferase, producing the protein MSTTYSKPIQVARDYYNSEDADNFYFHVWGGEDIHIGLYDGKNSIREASRETVKAMAAKLSKLDSDVKILDIGAGYGGAARFLAAEYGCQVTCLNLSEVENERDRAMNKEQGLDHLIDVVDGAFEDLPFKDSEFDIIWSQDAILHSSDREKVLKEACRVLKKGGEFVFTDPMQDDNCPPDVLQPIYDRIHLSSLGSPGFYKEAGEKVGFKFVDFEDHTSQLPTHYGNVLKEFEKREDELKGIVSEQYAANMKKGLRHWVEGGNSGHLAWGIFLFKKV; encoded by the coding sequence ATGAGTACAACTTATTCCAAACCAATCCAGGTTGCACGGGATTACTACAACAGCGAAGACGCAGACAATTTTTATTTTCACGTTTGGGGCGGTGAGGATATTCACATCGGCCTTTATGACGGGAAAAATTCTATTCGTGAGGCAAGCAGAGAAACTGTGAAGGCGATGGCCGCCAAACTTTCAAAGCTCGATTCGGATGTGAAGATTTTAGACATTGGAGCCGGCTACGGCGGAGCAGCCCGTTTCCTCGCAGCCGAATACGGATGTCAGGTTACGTGCCTGAACCTCTCTGAAGTTGAGAACGAAAGAGACAGAGCTATGAATAAAGAGCAGGGGCTTGATCATCTTATTGATGTTGTTGACGGCGCTTTTGAAGACCTGCCTTTCAAGGACAGCGAATTTGATATAATCTGGTCTCAGGATGCTATCCTGCACAGCAGCGACCGTGAAAAGGTGCTGAAGGAAGCTTGCAGAGTGCTCAAGAAGGGCGGCGAATTCGTATTCACCGATCCTATGCAGGACGACAACTGTCCGCCGGATGTGCTTCAGCCTATCTACGACAGAATTCACCTCAGCTCGCTTGGAAGCCCAGGTTTCTATAAAGAAGCAGGCGAGAAGGTTGGATTCAAGTTTGTGGATTTCGAAGACCATACATCACAGCTGCCTACACATTACGGCAATGTCCTCAAGGAATTTGAGAAAAGAGAAGATGAGCTCAAAGGTATCGTAAGTGAGCAGTACGCTGCTAATATGAAAAAAGGCCTTCGTCATTGGGTGGAAGGCGGAAACAGCGGCCATCTTGCATGGGGCATATTCCTTTTCAAAAAAGTTTAA
- the ruvC gene encoding crossover junction endodeoxyribonuclease RuvC, whose translation MLGIDPGLRICGYAAVQGGILNTNLIEAGAIRIKTDQPLEKRLAQISEDISNLIESIVPDVLAVEKLYAHYKHPRTSILMGHARGVILLEAGKRDIRVLEYAATRIKKSLTGNGRATKDQMQKALQSVLGLAEPPKPADVADASAIALCCAGEMEARY comes from the coding sequence GTGCTTGGAATAGACCCCGGGCTGCGCATCTGCGGTTATGCCGCCGTGCAGGGCGGGATTCTTAACACTAACCTGATAGAGGCAGGCGCAATAAGGATAAAAACCGACCAGCCCCTTGAAAAACGCCTTGCCCAGATATCTGAAGACATCTCAAACCTCATAGAATCAATTGTGCCGGATGTTTTAGCTGTGGAAAAGCTTTACGCCCATTACAAGCATCCAAGAACCTCAATCCTTATGGGGCATGCAAGAGGAGTAATCCTTCTGGAGGCTGGGAAGAGAGATATCCGCGTGCTTGAGTATGCAGCAACGAGGATCAAAAAATCGCTTACCGGCAACGGCAGAGCCACAAAAGACCAGATGCAGAAGGCTCTGCAGTCTGTGCTGGGGCTTGCAGAGCCGCCCAAACCTGCGGATGTGGCGGATGCTTCGGCAATTGCCCTTTGCTGCGCAGGAGAGATGGAAGCAAGATACTAA
- a CDS encoding ABC transporter ATP-binding protein: protein MKEIISCKNICKSYSLGQSQIDVLKGAQISVKEGEFVVIVGASGSGKSTLLHILGALDKPDSGKVYFSQDQISRFSGRKLDSYRNQNIGFVFQFYHLIEELNVMENILVPAMAGCSALAWAAKSSSAKKRGRELSERLGLSERLKHRPSQLSGGERQRAAIGRALINNPSVLLADEPTGNLDWHTGTEILDILKDFHKTGQTILLVTHDERIASMADRVVTIQDGVIV from the coding sequence ATGAAAGAGATTATTTCCTGCAAAAATATCTGCAAAAGCTACTCTCTAGGGCAGTCTCAGATTGATGTGCTAAAAGGGGCACAGATAAGCGTTAAGGAGGGCGAGTTTGTAGTAATTGTGGGGGCGAGCGGCTCGGGCAAGAGCACCCTGCTTCATATCCTCGGGGCTTTGGATAAGCCCGATTCAGGCAAGGTTTATTTTTCTCAGGATCAGATAAGCCGATTCTCGGGCAGGAAGCTCGATTCATACAGAAATCAGAATATCGGTTTTGTTTTTCAGTTCTACCACCTCATTGAAGAGCTGAATGTAATGGAGAATATTCTGGTTCCCGCGATGGCAGGCTGTTCTGCACTTGCTTGGGCGGCAAAGAGCTCATCTGCAAAGAAAAGAGGCAGGGAGCTTTCCGAAAGGCTCGGGCTGAGCGAAAGGCTCAAACACCGGCCTTCCCAGCTATCCGGAGGTGAAAGGCAGAGAGCCGCTATCGGCAGAGCTCTTATAAACAATCCCAGCGTCCTTCTTGCCGATGAGCCCACAGGAAATCTCGACTGGCATACGGGAACGGAAATACTCGATATTCTCAAAGACTTCCACAAAACCGGACAAACCATCTTGCTCGTTACCCACGATGAAAGGATTGCTTCGATGGCTGACAGGGTAGTAACGATTCAGGACGGGGTGATTGTTTGA
- the pyrE gene encoding orotate phosphoribosyltransferase, with the protein MNKQDLTARIKQEAYLEGDFTLRSGKKSHYYLDKYLFEACPDILKALGEEFAKYADEDVTMIAGPELGGVALAASASIASGKKWVIIRNSKKGYGTGNVVEGGEITKNDVVLLVEDIATTGGQVIEAAKVIREAGAKVKKIVAVIDRKQGAEENIKDAGFEFASIITKEDLGIKD; encoded by the coding sequence ATGAATAAACAAGACCTCACAGCAAGGATCAAACAAGAGGCATATCTTGAGGGCGATTTTACCCTCAGAAGCGGAAAGAAAAGCCATTATTATCTCGATAAATATCTCTTCGAGGCCTGTCCTGACATTTTGAAGGCTCTCGGGGAGGAGTTTGCCAAATATGCAGATGAAGATGTTACTATGATTGCGGGCCCCGAACTCGGCGGCGTTGCGCTGGCGGCATCTGCATCTATCGCCAGCGGGAAGAAGTGGGTAATAATCCGCAACAGCAAAAAGGGCTATGGAACAGGAAATGTCGTAGAAGGCGGAGAGATAACCAAGAACGACGTGGTGCTGCTCGTGGAGGACATTGCTACTACTGGCGGGCAGGTGATCGAAGCTGCGAAGGTGATAAGAGAGGCCGGAGCGAAGGTGAAGAAGATTGTGGCAGTGATAGATCGCAAACAGGGAGCTGAGGAGAACATAAAGGATGCCGGCTTTGAATTTGCGAGCATTATAACTAAAGAAGACCTCGGCATTAAAGACTGA
- the purB gene encoding adenylosuccinate lyase, whose translation MMEKYTSPLVERNASEEMSRLFGADKKFGTWRRLWLELAKAEKELGLDITDEQISEMKSNLDNIDYDKAKEYEKRFRHDVMAHVHTFADAAPSAAGIIHLGATSCYVGDNADLIILREAMELVKAKLASVIDLLGKFAKQYRSMPTLGFTHYQPAQITTVGKRAALWCYEFVMDYQELEHRIYKLPFRGVKGTTGTQASFLSLFEGDHEKVKALNEKVTRAFGFDKSCIVTGQTYQRKLDTMAVNTLALIAQSAHKMCSDIRLLANLKEMEEPFGKNQIGSSAMAYKRNPMRSERATSLSRFVLSLSSSPAMTAGEQWFERTLDDSANRRLVLPEAFLAVDGILEILINIAGGLVVYPKVIEARLNSELPFMASENILMAGVKAGGNRQQLHEKIRVYSQQAAERVKNEGGNNDLLERLKADEDFKDINLNEVLEPSLYIGRCPEQVDELIEKAVEPVRKANKDSLKGSAELKV comes from the coding sequence ATGATGGAAAAATATACTTCCCCGCTTGTAGAGCGAAATGCCTCCGAAGAGATGTCGAGGCTGTTTGGGGCGGATAAAAAATTCGGAACTTGGCGAAGGCTTTGGCTTGAACTGGCAAAGGCAGAGAAAGAGCTTGGTCTCGATATTACCGATGAACAAATCTCTGAGATGAAGTCGAATCTGGATAATATAGACTATGACAAGGCGAAGGAGTATGAAAAGAGATTCCGGCACGACGTTATGGCACACGTGCATACCTTTGCAGACGCAGCACCTTCAGCAGCTGGAATCATCCATCTTGGAGCAACGAGCTGCTATGTGGGAGATAATGCCGATTTAATAATCCTCCGCGAGGCGATGGAGCTTGTAAAGGCCAAGCTCGCCTCCGTGATAGACCTGCTCGGGAAGTTCGCAAAGCAATATAGATCTATGCCCACCCTCGGCTTCACTCATTACCAGCCCGCACAGATTACAACTGTAGGCAAGAGAGCTGCTCTTTGGTGTTATGAATTTGTGATGGATTATCAGGAACTTGAGCACCGTATTTACAAGCTGCCCTTCAGAGGAGTTAAGGGCACAACGGGAACTCAGGCCTCATTTCTATCTCTTTTTGAAGGCGACCACGAAAAGGTTAAAGCCTTAAACGAAAAAGTTACCAGAGCCTTCGGATTCGATAAAAGCTGCATAGTTACCGGTCAGACGTACCAGCGAAAGCTCGATACGATGGCAGTTAATACTCTCGCTCTTATCGCTCAATCTGCCCATAAGATGTGCAGCGATATACGTCTTCTTGCAAATCTCAAGGAGATGGAAGAGCCTTTCGGCAAGAATCAGATCGGCTCCTCTGCAATGGCATACAAGAGGAATCCGATGCGAAGCGAGAGGGCTACATCGCTTAGCAGATTTGTTCTGAGCCTTTCATCCAGCCCTGCGATGACTGCGGGCGAGCAGTGGTTTGAACGCACGCTTGACGATTCTGCAAACCGGCGACTGGTACTTCCGGAAGCGTTCCTCGCTGTTGACGGGATCCTTGAGATACTTATCAATATTGCCGGCGGCCTTGTTGTGTATCCTAAGGTGATAGAGGCAAGGCTCAATTCGGAGCTTCCATTTATGGCCTCAGAAAATATCCTTATGGCGGGAGTGAAGGCGGGCGGAAACCGACAGCAGCTGCATGAAAAGATAAGGGTGTATTCCCAGCAGGCAGCTGAAAGGGTGAAAAATGAAGGCGGAAACAACGATTTACTCGAAAGGCTCAAAGCAGACGAAGATTTCAAAGATATAAATCTAAATGAAGTTCTCGAGCCTTCTCTTTATATCGGCAGGTGCCCGGAGCAGGTTGATGAATTAATTGAAAAGGCAGTAGAGCCTGTTAGAAAAGCCAATAAAGACAGCTTAAAGGGTTCGGCAGAGCTGAAAGTATAA
- a CDS encoding tetratricopeptide repeat protein — protein sequence MFWNKDKNEKRLSKAQELMECDEYGKAVETLSEVIDSQDASAEIKGRALLMRAHCRKWLATHCGDEIDPDFDPNELSPEEAAPELSEEETEGIRLAVEDLNAVMKIDNLPEEMAVEALNERLKEYAQLGEYDKALKDIEKILSVENGCSEQTEAEMKFKQAEFYCCLEDFDKACGKLGELINSDKTPLPIIVKAIIHRAELNEDLNRTDSAKADYQRLVDMADEVTGLADISRNAARRIEELEENEQKPG from the coding sequence ATGTTCTGGAACAAGGATAAAAACGAAAAAAGGCTTTCAAAGGCTCAGGAGCTTATGGAATGCGATGAGTACGGGAAGGCCGTGGAGACTCTAAGCGAGGTGATAGATTCTCAAGACGCCTCAGCGGAAATAAAAGGGCGGGCCCTTCTTATGAGAGCACACTGCAGAAAATGGCTCGCCACTCACTGCGGAGATGAAATCGATCCGGATTTCGATCCAAATGAGCTGTCCCCCGAAGAGGCTGCTCCCGAGCTGAGCGAAGAGGAAACTGAAGGCATCAGGCTTGCGGTTGAAGACCTGAATGCAGTGATGAAGATTGATAATCTCCCTGAGGAAATGGCAGTTGAGGCTCTAAATGAGAGGCTCAAAGAATATGCCCAGCTCGGTGAATACGACAAGGCTCTTAAAGACATCGAGAAAATACTTTCCGTTGAAAACGGCTGCAGCGAACAGACCGAAGCAGAAATGAAGTTTAAACAGGCCGAATTCTACTGCTGCCTTGAGGATTTTGACAAGGCTTGCGGAAAGCTTGGTGAGCTGATAAACTCCGATAAAACCCCTTTGCCTATTATCGTGAAGGCGATTATACATCGTGCTGAGCTTAATGAAGATCTAAACCGAACAGACTCAGCAAAGGCCGATTATCAGAGGCTAGTTGATATGGCAGATGAAGTTACAGGCCTTGCAGACATCTCACGAAACGCTGCTCGGCGAATTGAAGAGCTTGAAGAAAATGAGCAGAAGCCGGGATAA
- a CDS encoding thiamine-phosphate kinase, producing the protein MSRSRDNPVFDNQAAGNIMDYTEDSITAYFAQAKNLNSDRFPIGIGDDMAQMQLENSNALISTDMLLDGSHFDTDIHSPENIGYKAAAVSLSDAAAMATVPFAMVASVGIPDWWGAEKLKELHSGLLRACSLFQCSLIGGDITSWRAEGKLAVCSTVISRPGVTKPLERGGAKQEDLICVTGELGGSLEGKHINFTPKVNEALWIAEKLSPTSMMDITDGLSTDLHRILKASGAGAILESELIPVSKAAKDKKEPLRAALNDGEDFELLFTIPEKNKNLIKNADFKISVIGKIASSNGLFIKNASGQTTELKPEGFDHLG; encoded by the coding sequence ATGAGCAGAAGCCGGGATAATCCGGTTTTTGATAATCAGGCCGCAGGGAATATTATGGATTACACTGAAGATTCTATAACTGCATACTTTGCTCAGGCGAAAAATTTGAACTCAGACAGATTCCCAATAGGGATTGGAGATGATATGGCGCAGATGCAGCTAGAAAATAGTAACGCCCTTATTTCCACAGATATGCTGCTGGACGGAAGCCATTTTGATACAGATATTCACAGCCCTGAAAACATAGGATACAAAGCTGCGGCTGTCAGCCTAAGCGATGCAGCTGCTATGGCGACAGTACCTTTTGCAATGGTTGCAAGCGTGGGGATTCCAGACTGGTGGGGCGCTGAAAAGCTCAAAGAGCTCCATTCGGGGCTTCTAAGGGCATGCAGTTTGTTCCAGTGTTCGCTCATAGGAGGCGATATAACAAGCTGGCGGGCAGAAGGAAAGCTTGCAGTCTGCTCTACTGTAATATCTCGCCCGGGCGTAACAAAGCCTCTGGAAAGGGGCGGGGCAAAGCAGGAAGATTTGATTTGCGTTACAGGTGAGCTGGGAGGCTCGCTCGAGGGCAAACATATCAATTTTACGCCTAAAGTGAATGAGGCGCTCTGGATAGCGGAAAAACTTTCGCCCACTTCAATGATGGACATAACAGACGGCTTAAGTACCGATCTGCACCGAATTCTGAAAGCCAGCGGGGCAGGTGCGATACTGGAATCAGAGCTTATTCCTGTATCGAAGGCTGCAAAGGACAAAAAGGAGCCTCTACGTGCAGCGCTGAATGACGGAGAGGATTTCGAACTTCTATTTACAATTCCGGAAAAGAACAAGAATTTAATAAAAAACGCAGACTTCAAGATATCAGTAATAGGAAAAATCGCTTCTTCCAACGGGCTGTTTATTAAAAACGCTAGCGGACAAACAACTGAGCTAAAACCAGAGGGCTTTGATCACTTAGGTTAA
- the tsaE gene encoding tRNA (adenosine(37)-N6)-threonylcarbamoyltransferase complex ATPase subunit type 1 TsaE: MITSSVAETIDIGRKIGKLLKGGEIFAVTGDLGAGKTHFIKGIASGCCQEAATEKTTSPTFVLVNEYEGRLLIYHIDAYRLESEKEFENLGFDDMISEDSVVLIEWADKVAGCIADTNPIKIDLKHISETKRQLSLSNLPDYISEKLHDIK, translated from the coding sequence ATGATAACATCAAGCGTTGCGGAAACTATCGATATAGGCAGAAAAATCGGCAAGCTGCTCAAGGGAGGAGAGATATTCGCTGTTACTGGCGATCTGGGAGCAGGGAAGACCCACTTTATAAAGGGGATTGCCAGCGGCTGCTGCCAAGAAGCAGCGACGGAAAAAACTACAAGCCCAACGTTTGTTCTGGTTAATGAGTACGAAGGCCGCCTGCTCATTTATCATATCGATGCCTACAGGTTGGAATCTGAAAAAGAATTTGAAAATCTCGGTTTCGACGATATGATAAGTGAGGATTCTGTAGTATTGATAGAATGGGCAGATAAGGTGGCCGGATGCATCGCAGATACAAATCCGATAAAAATTGACTTGAAGCATATCAGTGAGACAAAAAGGCAGCTCAGCTTATCTAATCTGCCGGATTACATATCGGAGAAGCTGCACGATATAAAATAA